A genomic stretch from Heterodontus francisci isolate sHetFra1 chromosome 23, sHetFra1.hap1, whole genome shotgun sequence includes:
- the LOC137383030 gene encoding uncharacterized protein yields MPPEAESCSSSLLNGLDSNWNLDTASAIRNQERDVEEEAASKTTGNRGQCSQMIATTEGQPSTSEEEDHSEDALSHDCPAPSTNTDTFTSVDNRSALESRSQTGECSAHMPKQLAEAETAEASDSRRTVGGQAHDEPQADDEPLGSTAQGTLELQRLVRQHLVEIPEAMSSHERTMEEAIHAMNTTIMSQVCKHMDSSIERSVTLMESHTP; encoded by the exons ATGCCACCAGAAGCCGAGAGCTGCTCTTCATCCCTCCTCAACGGACTCGACTCAAACTGGAACTTGGATACTGCATCGGCGATACGGAACCAGGAGCGAGATGTAGAGGAAGAAGCTGCAAGCAAGACAACGGGCAATCGGG gtcagtgttcgcagatgattgcaaccACAGAAGGACAGCCATCAACTTCTGAGGAGgaagaccactcagaggatgcactgtcccatgactgtcctgcaccttccaccaataCAGATACCTTCACCTCAGTGGATAATCGATCGGCATTAGAATCAAGGTCACAAACTGGTGAGTGCTCTGCACACATGCCCAAGcagttggctgaggctgagacagccgaggcctccgacagccggaggactgtgggtggccaggcccatgatgagccccaggctgatgacgagcctctggggtcaacagcacagggcacacTGGAGTTGCAGAGattggtaaggcaacatctggtggagataccAGAGGCCATGAGCAGCCATGAGCGTACGATGGAGGAGGCCATCCATGCCATGAATACTACCATCATGTCCCAGGTATGCAAGCACATggattcctccatcgagagatcggtgactctcatggagagccacactCCATAG